TCTTGTATGTTTTCTAAACATCACCACCATATTTAGGGTACTTAGACTCAGTTTAGACAATGACCTTATCCACATAAACAATAGCCGCGCGACTGACTGGTACCATTATTGCACCCAGTGTGGAATTGGTTATCATTTTAGCTGGTCTCGATACCCGTTATCGAGAACCGGTTCTCATACATGGACTCCACCTTATTCCATTTATGGAAATTAGGTTTGTCCAGTGAATCTATTACTATTATACGAGGAGGGTATCCTTGTCGTCGCACATCTTTTTAGCGCCTTAACTTTATTAATTGCTGTTTTCACTGCTTCGAAAGTCACTCGCTATAGATAACGAAATCCCTTTGACTACTTTCAAGCAGTTTGGAAGGGTATGCCCCAGGGCCTACCCTTTTGTGCGTTATAAAACATTTCAGTGCATAGGGCAAAGTAAGCTTGTGCTAACGACTAAAAGTCTTTGCCCCGTGCACATCCAGCAGGGAATTAAGAAGCCAGTCTTTCTAACCATGCAAAATTTGTCTTTAAACAATGTAACACAACGTCGCCCTTTCTCATAATTTAATGTAAGAACGGTCCCGGGATATCGTTCAAAGATTTGAATCATAAGGAGGAATATTGGATGTCCAACGTATTAGACGGTATTAAGGAAAAAGTAACTGGAGGTTACGGTGGAAATCTAGGACTTTGCTGCTGCTTGCTGCTTGCTCTATTCATTATTGGCATCGCCCTCGTATTTTGCGGCATTCTGCCTTACCATCTGCTCGGTCTCTACCTGTTCCTGGCGCTGGCTATCTTCTGCTGCTGCTTTTGCTGGTGCTAATCGATCAAAACAAAAGTTTTGTATCCTTTATGAGGGAAGGGGCTACACCCTCGTGTAGCCCTTTTTCACCCAGGATAATTACTGTTAAGGGGAGTTAATAAAGGAGTTGATCACCGTGGAAGAAAAATCCAGCAACCGGCTCGCTAGTAACCTAGAGCAGCTGGTCTCCAGAATGGAAAGCATTCATTTCCAGAGGAGCAGTGAACTGGACCAGGTTTCCGGTGTGCTGGGAAACATGGATAAACTGGTCGATGTTCTTTCTAGAGTTGAGTTACAGCGGCAAGCAGAACACCAGTTAATTGATCAAGTTAACAGATTAAACGAAGTGGTTGAAAGTTTATCGGGCCAGGAAACCGTTTCCAAAAGAGAGGTACCTGTGGAGGACACCCTAAGAAAGGTCATAAAAGGTGTTAAAGTCACAGGCAAAGTAATGGACATTGTTGCTGGCAGCCTGGGGGTGATGTTTGACTCAATTGTGGCTACCGTAAAAGTGCCAGAACGCCAAAATACTACTCGATCTTCCAAAGAACAAGTGGATTTAGCCAGTGTTTTAGCACCGTTAGGAGGTATTCTGCAGGGATTGCTTGGTACTGAATCGGTAGAGAATAGTCAATCCAATAGGCAGGCCAAACCCGACGAAAAAAAAGAAGAATAGGGGCGTAAGGTGGTATGAGGGGATGAGGCTATGGGCGGTAGAAATACCCGTGTAAGAATCATATTATTTAAGGATCAGCTCCACCGTGGTGACTTGACCCCGCCCCATATGGGTTTGATTAATTGGATGGGAGCACAGAATGTCCGTGCCTTACCAAATGTAAACGGTGTGATCTGTACTCTGTCGCCGAAGATTACAGACCAGGAGATTCTTTCCACTGGTGGAGTGGTGGCGGTAGAAGAAAATTGTAAGATTAGTTTGGTACCTTGGGCACCTATAAAGTTTAAACCATTTTCAGAGCAAATTATTCCCTGGGGGGTTCATTATATCGGGTCCGATGTGTGTTGGTCAGAGACCCGGGGGCAGGGGGTTAGGATTGCAGTCATTGACAGTGGCATTGACAACAATCATGCCAATCTAAGGAATAACCTTCGGGGAGGCAAGAACTTTATAGCCCCTGAAGCATCCTATCATGATGATAATGGTCACGGCACCCATGTGGCAGGCATCATAGCCGCAGCTGACATTGGAAAGGGAGTTCTTGGCGTGGCTCCTGAGGCAGAGATCTATGCCTTAAAGGTACTGGATCAATGGGGTGACGGAACTATACTTAATGCAATCAATGCCATTAATTGGTGTCTACAAAAGAACATTCACATTGCCAATATGAGCTTTGGCACCGACAAATATAGTCGAGCATTGGAGGAGGCTGTTCGGGTAGCCTGCAGTCGAGGCCTATTAATTGTTGCGGCAGCTGGCAATGATGGTGGCCCGGGTACGGTTGACTACCCTGCGGTTTTTAAGGAGACTCTCAGTGTTGCCGCACTGGATACAAAGGGAAATTTAGCTGATTTCAGCAGCAGTGGATCAGAGGTGGATTTATTGGCCCCGGGCAGTAATATTTTATCAACCTATCGCTGGGGCACCTATGTGCGGTTAAGTGGTAGTTCCATGGCAGCAGCACACACTGCCGGTGCTGCAGCTCTATTGAGAGCAAAATACCCTTATGAAGATATTCATATGATTGCCAGACGTTTAATGGCCGGGGCAATGAAAATTAAGGAAAAGGACGGTCAATTAACCGGAGCTGGTGTTGTAAGGGTTGATGTTTCGTTAAAATCTTACCCGGGGGCATAAAAAGTGCAAAAACTAGAGCTTCGGCCCCCGGTCGGGAAATCAAATCTCTGGCGGGGGTTGATTATTGGTATAAAGGCCCGGCTTACAGCAAAAAATAGGAATAAGTTAATCAGGAGGTGAAAGTATATTGACCGGGCCAAATATTCAGGACCACCAGAACATTAGTAAAACCTTTAAAATTGGAGGCTTACAGGGAAGCCAACATGATAAACAGGAGATAGAGACTTATTTATCTCAAATTGACGGGGTTGATAACGTAAAGGTAAATTTGGAGGATGGAAGCGTAACTGTAGATTTTGATCCAGGGGCCATCCATACCGACTACTTACGCGGAACACTTAAATCCCTTGGGCATAATATTTTGGCGTAATAAATTTATGAACTGAAATAGAAAAAAGCAGGCCTAGCCTGCTTTTTTTAGCAAGTCAAAAAGCATAAAACTTTCCGACTTGCATAAGGGCAACTAAGGCTTATGCAGTCGCCTAAAGGCTCTCGTGCCCTATAGGGTATGGCGTAATCCCAAGTTTTCTGTAACGGAGGTTTGAATGGACGCAAAGCTTCTGGCATTGATTATTGCAGCAATCTCAGGACTTACTATGGCTCTGCAAGGGACAATGAATTCTGCCCTGGGAAAGGTAGTGGGGCTTTGGGAAACAACCTTTATCGTTCATGCTGTTGGAACCGTAGTGGTGGGAATACTGGTTTTTGTTTGTCGTTTGGGAGCCTGTGATCTGGATAAATGGGTAAGTGCTCCCTGGTACACCTATTTAGGGGGCCTGTTAAGTGTTGTAATCATTTATATGGTTGCTCGCAGTATGCCTGTTGTTGGTGTTGCCCCGGCCACCACAGCGATCATAGTGGGTCAGGTTCTTACCGCAGCGGCCATTGATCATCTGGGGCTCTTTGGCTTTGAACAAATTCCCTTTAGCTGGTACCAAGTGGCAGGTACTTTTTTAATGGCGGGTGGTGCTTTTCTATTATTGAAAAAATAATATTGCATAATCAGGAAGCAAAGAACTCCCGTAGCATTATTAAAGTGGTACGGGAGTTCTTATTTAGTTTACGGGAACGTAATATGCACAAGGGCAACTAAGACCACCGTCGGCTAGTTTTCTTTGCGTCATGTTATGCAAAAGCTGGGTAAAACTTTTCAGTCAGCCCCATATAGTTAGGCACCTAGGTCTTTACCGAACCGTTCAGCTTCTAATTCGCGCGCCCGAAGGGCCATAAAGTCCTTAGTTTCAGCAGCTATTACACCGGAAAGACCCAGTAAACCAATTAGGTTGGGAATGGCCATGGCACCGTTTAAAGTATCGGCAATGTTCCAAACCAAGTCTAATTCCAAGGTGCAGCCGACAAAGGCCGCAACTACAAAGGCATAACGATAATATTTAACAGCTTTACGGCTAAAAATGTATTGGAAACATTTTTCACCGTAATAGGACCAGCCCAATACCGTGGAGTAGGCAAAGAAGATAAGACCGATACTAACAATGTATTTACCCATACCGGGGAGGAAGGAGTCAAAGGCAGCAATGGTTAACTCTGCACCGGATACTTCACCTGAGTAGAGGCCAGACATTGTTAATACAATACCTGTGATGGAACAGACAATAATGGTATCCAGGAAGGTACCCGTCATGGATACCAGGGCCTGACGTCCAGGGTGGTCTGTTTTAGCGGCAGCAGCGGCAATGGGAGCAGAACCTAAACCGGCTTCATTGGAGAAGACCCCACGGGCTACTCCGTAGCGGATGACGGTACCCAGTGCACCACCAGCCACAGCCTGACCGCTGAAGGCGTCATTCAATATTAAGGAAACTGCAGGAACTAATTTATCTAAGTTCATTGCAATAATAGCCAGCCCGCCAAGTACGTAGAAAATAGCCATAAAGGGAACCACCAGACCTGTAACACGACCGATGCTTTGGATACCTCCTAGGATAACAGCACCGGTTAAAATTGCTAAGATAATACCCGTAATAATCGGACTGACACCAAAGGTACCATTCATAGCAAGGGCCACAGAGTTCGTTTGGGTCATATTGCCGATACCAAAGGAAGCAAAGGCGCCAAAGAAGGCAAATAGCCAACCCAGCCATTTCATTTTCAAGCCCCGTTCAATATAATACATGGGACCCCCGGCCATTTCACCCTTTTCGTCAACAATACGGTATTTAACTGCCAGTATGGCCTCGGAGTACTTAGTTGCCATACCAAAGAAAGCGGTTACCCACATCCAGAAAACAGCCCCAGGACCTCCGGTAAATACGGCGGTAGCAACACCGGCAATATTACCGGTACCAATGGTGGCGGCCAGAGCCGTCATCAAAGCATGGAAGTGGGAAATGTCTCCTTCGGACTTATGGTCCTGTTTGTTGGGAGAAAAGGCCAGTTTAAGGGCGTAGGGCAGGGTTCTTACTTGAAGAAAACCCAGCCGTAGGGTCAGAAATATGCCGGTACCAACAAGTAAAGCTAGCATATAGGGACCCCAGACAAAACCATTGATGTCACTTACTAAGGTTGCAAAATCCACAATAAGTCCACCTACCTTTATAGGAATATATATTACAGAAATATATATTCTTTTGGAAAGTGCCGATTTCCTGCAAAATTCAAAAAAATCAAAAGATGTTTTTTGCTATTAATGTTTAGGTAATAGACACTTTTTGGGCAACTGGTTGTTAATTAGAACAAAAAAGGGACCGATAACGTACACCGTATTCGGTCCCTTTAAATATTTAGATAAAATGCTCATAAGCATAAGGGCAAAACAAACTTTCTTCTATTACCATAATTGCCTTAAAGATTTGGCAGATTAATAATTTGACCAACTTCTAACATATGGGGGTCACCGATGTTGTTTACTGCTAGGAGTTCTTCCAAGGAAATTTGATACTTCTTGGCTATTTTCCAAAGGCTATCACCGGGTTGAACCAAATAGGAGG
This genomic interval from Desulforamulus reducens MI-1 contains the following:
- a CDS encoding S8 family peptidase, yielding MGGRNTRVRIILFKDQLHRGDLTPPHMGLINWMGAQNVRALPNVNGVICTLSPKITDQEILSTGGVVAVEENCKISLVPWAPIKFKPFSEQIIPWGVHYIGSDVCWSETRGQGVRIAVIDSGIDNNHANLRNNLRGGKNFIAPEASYHDDNGHGTHVAGIIAAADIGKGVLGVAPEAEIYALKVLDQWGDGTILNAINAINWCLQKNIHIANMSFGTDKYSRALEEAVRVACSRGLLIVAAAGNDGGPGTVDYPAVFKETLSVAALDTKGNLADFSSSGSEVDLLAPGSNILSTYRWGTYVRLSGSSMAAAHTAGAAALLRAKYPYEDIHMIARRLMAGAMKIKEKDGQLTGAGVVRVDVSLKSYPGA
- a CDS encoding DMT family transporter, which codes for MDAKLLALIIAAISGLTMALQGTMNSALGKVVGLWETTFIVHAVGTVVVGILVFVCRLGACDLDKWVSAPWYTYLGGLLSVVIIYMVARSMPVVGVAPATTAIIVGQVLTAAAIDHLGLFGFEQIPFSWYQVAGTFLMAGGAFLLLKK
- a CDS encoding alanine/glycine:cation symporter family protein, producing the protein MLALLVGTGIFLTLRLGFLQVRTLPYALKLAFSPNKQDHKSEGDISHFHALMTALAATIGTGNIAGVATAVFTGGPGAVFWMWVTAFFGMATKYSEAILAVKYRIVDEKGEMAGGPMYYIERGLKMKWLGWLFAFFGAFASFGIGNMTQTNSVALAMNGTFGVSPIITGIILAILTGAVILGGIQSIGRVTGLVVPFMAIFYVLGGLAIIAMNLDKLVPAVSLILNDAFSGQAVAGGALGTVIRYGVARGVFSNEAGLGSAPIAAAAAKTDHPGRQALVSMTGTFLDTIIVCSITGIVLTMSGLYSGEVSGAELTIAAFDSFLPGMGKYIVSIGLIFFAYSTVLGWSYYGEKCFQYIFSRKAVKYYRYAFVVAAFVGCTLELDLVWNIADTLNGAMAIPNLIGLLGLSGVIAAETKDFMALRARELEAERFGKDLGA
- a CDS encoding heavy-metal-associated domain-containing protein — its product is MTGPNIQDHQNISKTFKIGGLQGSQHDKQEIETYLSQIDGVDNVKVNLEDGSVTVDFDPGAIHTDYLRGTLKSLGHNILA